One Danio rerio strain Tuebingen ecotype United States chromosome 22, GRCz12tu, whole genome shotgun sequence genomic window carries:
- the eef2a.1 gene encoding elongation factor 2a.1 (The RefSeq protein has 13 substitutions compared to this genomic sequence) yields the protein MENFNVDQIRATMDKKSNIRNMSVIGAFDHGKSTLTDWLVSEAGIVSSARAGETRFMDTRRDEQERCITIKSTAISIFYELAEKDLAFIKECKDGSGFLLNLIDSPGHVDFSSEVTAALRITDGALLVVDCVSGVCLQTETVLRQAIGERIKPVLMINKMDRALLELQLVPEELYQIFQRIVEKVNVTISTYAEDEKGPMGNVMIDPVIGNLAFGSGLHGWAFTLKQFAELYVKKFAGKAQLGPEEYIKKVEDMIKRLWGDSYFDSTTGKFSESATSPDGKKLPRTFVHLVLDPIFKVFDAIMNFKKEETVKLIEKMGIKLDVEDKEKEGKILLKAVMRCWLPAGEALLQMITIHLPSPVTAQIYRCELLYEGPGDDEAAMGIKNCDPKAPLMMYISKMIPTSDKGCFYAFGRVFSGCVSTGLNVRIMGPNFTPGKKDDLYLKPIQRTVLMMGRYVEPIEDVPCGNIVGLLGVDQFLVKTGTITTFTKAYNMRVMKFSVSPVVRVSVEVMDPADLPKLVEGLKHLAKSDPMLQCIIEDTGEHIIAGAGELHLEICLKDLEEDHACIPLKKSDPFASYRETVSDGSKQLCLAKTPNKHSRLFMKACPLADGLAEDIDKGRVTASQEMNARAQYLAENYKWEVTEARKIWCFGPEGTGPNILVDLTKRVQYLNEIKDSVIAGFQWATREGVLCAENMRGIRFDIHDATLTSTAIHRGPGQIIVATRRVLYGCQLTAEPRLSEPIYLVEMQCPESVIGNVYGELVRRRGVVFSESQVMGTPVYLLKAYLPVSESFGFTADLCANTSGQAFSQCVFDHWQILPGDPMDPTSKVAHIMADIRKSKGLDEAIPALHCYLD from the exons ATG GAGAACTTCAATGTAGACCAGATCCGTGCCACCATGGACAAGAAGTCCAACATCCGTAACATGTCTGTAATAGGAGCTTTTGATCACGGCAAATCAACTTTGACAGATTGGCTGGTGTCAAAAGCTGGTATCGTCAGCTCAGCCCGTGCTGGAGAAACCCGTTTCATGGATACGAGGCGTGATGAACAAGAGCGTTGCATCACCATCAAGTCAAC GACCATCTCCATATTCTATGAGCTTGCTGAAAAGGATTTGGCTTTCATTAAAGAGTGCAAAGATGGCTCCGGCTTCCTCCTCAACCTGATTGACTCCCCTGGGCATGTTGACTTTTCTTCAGAAGTTACAGCTGCACTGCGTATCACAGATGGAGCATTGCTGGTGGTGGATTGTGTGTCTG GTGTGTGCTTACAGACAGAGACTGTGCTCAGACAGGCCATTGGTGAGAGGATTAAACCAGTTTTGATGATTAACAAAATGGATCGAGCTTTGCTCGAGCTACAGTTGGTCCCTGAAGAGCTGTACCAGATCTTTCAGCGCATTGTTGAGAAAGTCAACGTGACCATCTCCACCTATGCTGAGGATGAGAAAGGCCCTATGGGCAATGTCATG ATTGATCCTGTCATTGGTAATCTTGCCTTCGGATCTGGACTGCATGGATGGGCCTTCACTTTGAAGCAGTTTGCTGAGCTCTATGTGAAAAAGTTCGCTGGTAAAGCTCAGCTGGGACCGGAAGAGTACATCAAGAAGGTGGAGGACATGATAAAGAGACTTTGGGGCGACAG CTACTTTGACTCTACTACTGGCAAGTTCAGTGAGTCTGCGACATCGCCAGATGGCAAGAAGCTTCCCAGGACTTTTGTTCACTTAGTCCTGGACCCCATCTTCAAA GTATTTGATGCCATCATGAACTTCAAAAAGGAGGAAACTGTAAAGCTGATTGAGAAGATGGGCATCAAGCTAGATGTGGAGGACAAGGAGAAGGAGGGAAAAATCCTACTGAAGGCTGTGATGCGTTGCTGGCTCCCGGCTGGAGAGGCTCTGCTTCAGATGATCACCATCCACCTGCCCTCACCGGTTACTGCTCAGATTTACCGCTGTGAGCTGCTGTATGAAGGACCTGGAGATGATGAGGCTGCCATGG GCATCAAGAATTGTGATCCTAAAGCACCTCTCATGATGTACATTTCTAAAATGATACCAACATCTGACAAAGGTTGTTTTTATGCGTTTGGTCGCGTCTTCTCTGGCTGTGTCTCCACTGGCCTGAATGTGCGCATTATGGGGCCAAACTTCACCCCTGGAAAAGAGGAGGATCTTTACCTGAAACCCATCCAaag gACTGTTCTAATGATGGGTCGCTACGTTGAACCCATTGAAGATGTGCCCTGCGGCAATATTGTAGGTCTGTTAGGGGTGGATCAGTTTTTGGTAAAGACTGGAACCATCACTACTTTCACAAAAGCCTACAATATGCGTGTGATGAAGTTTAGTGTCAGTCCTGCGGTGAGAGTGTCCGTGGAGGTCATGGACCCTGCTGACCTTCCTAAACTGGTGGAGGGATTGAAGCATCTGGCCAAGTCAGATCCCATGTTGCAATGCATCATTGAGGATACTGGTGAACATATCATTGCTGGAGCTGGTGAGCTTCACTTGGAGATTTGCCTTAAGGATCTTGAAGAGGACCATGCCTGCATTCCCCTCAAG AAATCAGATCCATTTGCTTCCTACAGAGAGACAGTCAGTGATGGCTCCAAACAATTGTGCCTTGCCAAGACGCCAAACAAGCACAGTCGTCTCTTCATGAAGGCCTGTCCTCTGGCTGATGGTCTTGCAGAAGATATTGATAAGGGTCGGGTCACTGCCAGCCAGGAGATGAATGCCCGTGCCCAATACCTTGCTGAAAACTATAAGTGGGAAGTGACTGAAGCTCGTAAGATCTGGTGCTTTGGCCCTGAGGGAACTGGACCCAACATCTTGGTAGATTTGACCAAGAGAGTGCAATACTTGAATGAGATTAAAGACAGTGTGATTGCTGGATTTCAGTGGGCCACTAGAGAG GGAGTCTTGTGCGCAGAGAACATGCGTGGGATTCGCTTTGAAATTCATGATGCAACTTTGACTTCTACTGCCATTCACCGTGGTCCAGGTCAAATAATTGTTGCAACCCGCCGAGTGCTTTACGGATGTCAGCTCACAGCTGAACCAAGGCTTAGTGAGCCGATATACCTGGTGGAGATGCAG TGCCCAAAGTCAGTTATTGGTAACATTTATGGTGAACTGGTCAGGAGGCGTGGAGTAGTGTTTTCAGAGTCCCAGGTTATGGGAACTCCTGTTTATTTGCTCAAGGCTTACTTGCCTGTCAGCGAGTCATTTG gttttacagCTGACCTTCGCTTCTACACATCTGGCCAAGCCTTCTCACAGTGTGTGTTTGATCATTGGCAGATATTGCCTGGAGATCCATTGGATCCTACCTCTAAAGCTGCTCATATTATGGCTGATATACGAAAGAGCAAGGGCCTCGATGAAGCCATTCCAGCTTTACATTGCTACTTGGACTAA
- the eef2a.1 gene encoding elongation factor 2a.1 isoform X1: MINKMDRALLELQLVPEELYQIFQRIVEKVNVTISTYAEDEKGPMGNVMIDPVIGNLAFGSGLHGWAFTLKQFAELYVKKFAGKAQLGPEEYIKKVEDMIKRLWGDSYFDSTTGKFSESATSPDGKKLPRTFVHLVLDPIFKVFDAIMNFKKEETVKLIEKMGIKLDVEDKEKEGKILLKAVMRCWLPAGEALLQMITIHLPSPVTAQIYRCELLYEGPGDDEAAMGIKNCDPKAPLMMYISKMIPTSDKGCFYAFGRVFSGCVSTGLNVRIMGPNFTPGKEEDLYLKPIQRTVLMMGRYVEPIEDVPCGNIVGLLGVDQFLVKTGTITTFTKAYNMRVMKFSVSPAVRVSVEVMDPADLPKLVEGLKHLAKSDPMLQCIIEDTGEHIIAGAGELHLEICLKDLEEDHACIPLKKSDPFASYRETVSDGSKQLCLAKTPNKHSRLFMKACPLADGLAEDIDKGRVTASQEMNARAQYLAENYKWEVTEARKIWCFGPEGTGPNILVDLTKRVQYLNEIKDSVIAGFQWATREGVLCAENMRGIRFEIHDATLTSTAIHRGPGQIIVATRRVLYGCQLTAEPRLSEPIYLVEMQCPKSVIGNIYGELVRRRGVVFSESQVMGTPVYLLKAYLPVSESFGFTADLRFYTSGQAFSQCVFDHWQILPGDPLDPTSKAAHIMADIRKSKGLDEAIPALHCYLD; this comes from the exons ATGATTAACAAAATGGATCGAGCTTTGCTCGAGCTACAGTTGGTCCCTGAAGAGCTGTACCAGATCTTTCAGCGCATTGTTGAGAAAGTCAACGTGACCATCTCCACCTATGCTGAGGATGAGAAAGGCCCTATGGGCAATGTCATG ATTGATCCTGTCATTGGTAATCTTGCCTTCGGATCTGGACTGCATGGATGGGCCTTCACTTTGAAGCAGTTTGCTGAGCTCTATGTGAAAAAGTTCGCTGGTAAAGCTCAGCTGGGACCGGAAGAGTACATCAAGAAGGTGGAGGACATGATAAAGAGACTTTGGGGCGACAG CTACTTTGACTCTACTACTGGCAAGTTCAGTGAGTCTGCGACATCGCCAGATGGCAAGAAGCTTCCCAGGACTTTTGTTCACTTAGTCCTGGACCCCATCTTCAAA GTATTTGATGCCATCATGAACTTCAAAAAGGAGGAAACTGTAAAGCTGATTGAGAAGATGGGCATCAAGCTAGATGTGGAGGACAAGGAGAAGGAGGGAAAAATCCTACTGAAGGCTGTGATGCGTTGCTGGCTCCCGGCTGGAGAGGCTCTGCTTCAGATGATCACCATCCACCTGCCCTCACCGGTTACTGCTCAGATTTACCGCTGTGAGCTGCTGTATGAAGGACCTGGAGATGATGAGGCTGCCATGG GCATCAAGAATTGTGATCCTAAAGCACCTCTCATGATGTACATTTCTAAAATGATACCAACATCTGACAAAGGTTGTTTTTATGCGTTTGGTCGCGTCTTCTCTGGCTGTGTCTCCACTGGCCTGAATGTGCGCATTATGGGGCCAAACTTCACCCCTGGAAAAGAGGAGGATCTTTACCTGAAACCCATCCAaag gACTGTTCTAATGATGGGTCGCTACGTTGAACCCATTGAAGATGTGCCCTGCGGCAATATTGTAGGTCTGTTAGGGGTGGATCAGTTTTTGGTAAAGACTGGAACCATCACTACTTTCACAAAAGCCTACAATATGCGTGTGATGAAGTTTAGTGTCAGTCCTGCGGTGAGAGTGTCCGTGGAGGTCATGGACCCTGCTGACCTTCCTAAACTGGTGGAGGGATTGAAGCATCTGGCCAAGTCAGATCCCATGTTGCAATGCATCATTGAGGATACTGGTGAACATATCATTGCTGGAGCTGGTGAGCTTCACTTGGAGATTTGCCTTAAGGATCTTGAAGAGGACCATGCCTGCATTCCCCTCAAG AAATCAGATCCATTTGCTTCCTACAGAGAGACAGTCAGTGATGGCTCCAAACAATTGTGCCTTGCCAAGACGCCAAACAAGCACAGTCGTCTCTTCATGAAGGCCTGTCCTCTGGCTGATGGTCTTGCAGAAGATATTGATAAGGGTCGGGTCACTGCCAGCCAGGAGATGAATGCCCGTGCCCAATACCTTGCTGAAAACTATAAGTGGGAAGTGACTGAAGCTCGTAAGATCTGGTGCTTTGGCCCTGAGGGAACTGGACCCAACATCTTGGTAGATTTGACCAAGAGAGTGCAATACTTGAATGAGATTAAAGACAGTGTGATTGCTGGATTTCAGTGGGCCACTAGAGAG GGAGTCTTGTGCGCAGAGAACATGCGTGGGATTCGCTTTGAAATTCATGATGCAACTTTGACTTCTACTGCCATTCACCGTGGTCCAGGTCAAATAATTGTTGCAACCCGCCGAGTGCTTTACGGATGTCAGCTCACAGCTGAACCAAGGCTTAGTGAGCCGATATACCTGGTGGAGATGCAG TGCCCAAAGTCAGTTATTGGTAACATTTATGGTGAACTGGTCAGGAGGCGTGGAGTAGTGTTTTCAGAGTCCCAGGTTATGGGAACTCCTGTTTATTTGCTCAAGGCTTACTTGCCTGTCAGCGAGTCATTTG gttttacagCTGACCTTCGCTTCTACACATCTGGCCAAGCCTTCTCACAGTGTGTGTTTGATCATTGGCAGATATTGCCTGGAGATCCATTGGATCCTACCTCTAAAGCTGCTCATATTATGGCTGATATACGAAAGAGCAAGGGCCTCGATGAAGCCATTCCAGCTTTACATTGCTACTTGGACTAA